The Arachis hypogaea cultivar Tifrunner chromosome 14, arahy.Tifrunner.gnm2.J5K5, whole genome shotgun sequence DNA window AAATAAAAGTAACCGGAACAACACTCACATCCCTGGGCTGTAACATGTCTATCCTCAGTCTCGTGCTCTGCACTCTAGGACTCTTCTCGCTGTAGGAAGGGCTGTAACCTGACCATCTGCAGTGCACATGGGTGTTATGTTTAATCAGAAGTATGACAGATTTGTAATACAGTACAAGCGTACATGAACATCAATTATTTTAACTTGAAATAGAAAAGCATAAGTAGCGTACCTCGATGCCAAAGGCCAGCTGCACGTATCATACCCAGCAGGCCTAAACCTGGGAAAGCGCCAGAAGATCCAGGACTGAAGTAGCTGAAGTGGGCCCGCTAACTTCACCACATGTCTGTTTGCCACTCGACACATGCACCAGTACAACCATGCCAATGCTGCAGACCCCCAACTGTAGGaacccatctcctcaagcctagCTGCGTAGGGAAGCCATCTGATATGAATGCGgttgccggacttgtcggcaaaTAGCTGagtgcccaacaacatcatgatataggcacgaGCAAAGCGCCGCACAGTCTCCTGGAACCAGGTGCAGTTTACTGCGAACTTCTGAACCTGGCTCGGAGGAGGAACCACTCCAAGCAACTCCTCGAACCACACCCAAGCTGGACGTCCACCCTCGATATACAAATGGAACTCTGTAAGGCAACCGCTGACATAACGCCCGTCCACTGCCAACCCCAactggtacgccacgtcctgaAGCGTGAGCGTGCACTCTCCGAAGGGTATATGGAAGATGtgcgtctcaggacgccaccGCTTGACGAAGGCGCTGACAAGAGGCTCGTCTAAccggaaccatctatcgttcagccTAGCCAGATGGTATAACCTGGCCATCTGCAAGTAGGGAACATAACGCTCATCGAGTGGCATGCCTTGttgccgccgcatgctcctgatgcatcgctGTGGCTGCGCATTAAATGGACCGCATTATTAGAACTACATACAATACtgataacgaaaaaaaaaactaacacaaTAAACCACTTACATAAACCACTTACATAAACCATCAACACAACCGCATATAAAACCACGTACAAAAAACCACTTACCctaaaccaccaactaaaccgcatgcaaaaccTCTAAAATAAACCATTTACAATACCACTACAATAAACCACTAACAATAccacctaacataaaccacttaCATAAACCATTAACAGAAGCGCATATAAAACCACTTACCTAAAACCACAAACTAAACGGCATGCAAAACCTCTAATATAAACCATTTGCAATACCACCACAATAAACTGCTAACATAAATTGCCACTAAAAtcacatgcaaaaccactaactcAAATAAACCTTGTCGTTTTCTatgtactaacctcgtcgttgatgaccccggctatatgagcaacCCCGTCCAACCGGTACAGCCTTGCaggatcgtcccccatcagctGAGTCTTCGGTTCAACTATTTCTCGGAtcgaatctgggtcgttttctctgggatttggtggggtatggAAAATGAGAAGTGGTTCGAATTTGCTTGATttgaactccttatatagcccaATTGTTCGTAATTCGAACCAATTGAATTTGTGGTTGCACTAATTCataagtaattcgaaccaattaggttcgaattatgtgtgtgaAGTTCGAACCAAATATTTTCGATTTATATGCAAATGTagttcgaaccaaataggttcgaattacatataagTATACTTTGGCTGATTCGTGAATCAATCTTCAATTTGGCTTATTCATGTAACAACTTTCCTCCCAtggtttatttgtgttttttaccctaaaaagaaattgaaaagcaCACAATAAGAAGTTAAGAACCAAAACTCAGCCCTTTGGTGTGTTGTACAATAAACTTTTTAAGACTTTTTGACACACCAAACACAAGGTATATTTTCAGGATACCATGTTGGGCTTTTCAAAATGGACTCATAATTCGAGCCCAACAAGCATCACCactattaaattgaaaaaataaaacaactgTTCTCAAATCATTCACCTCAATACATATATTTACTATTTAGCCACTAACCCACTTTTACCGAGTTAGTGCAAACTTGCAAATATTATCTCAAAAGTTGATTTACGAATTTAATTCTTGTGTACATTGCATAAATTTGTATGAAATTATATTCATTCCTAAAATATTATAGTAGACTCGTCATATTAGTTAGTttgatgaatattttttaataaaatcttcTAAAGCATtgtcgaatttttttttatttgatatctcaaattcaatatttGATATCTCAAAAAAGTTCTGAGTTTCTTTCTCCATTCCAATGGTACCTCAAAAGGTCAATTAACATATCAAACGTGTTCCCACGCGAGATATCAACAAAATCAAGAGATTAATTAAGTAGTTAAAACATCTTAGCTTTCCTTGAACATTTGTAAAGCACGACgaatttctttattaattttgctAACAGTTTCCATCTATTATAATTAGAgtggaaaaaaaatattaaaatgttgGAGAAAGTATccacagagagagagagtagaacaTAAGACATGCCAGCCATGTTAGACCATCAAAAAAGGAATGTAGAACGCATTTCATGCAAAGACTTTTCCTTCTTTGCAATGTGCATAGACATGATCCCATGCTATGGAGAAGTAgattttggattttaattttgtatttcaggTATCTCCTCCCTTATTGTTATGACTAATTCTGATAGGAAAAATTCTTCTATAGACACAAAGTCTAACATGTCGTCTTCGAAAGCAGTGGGAGGATGATCATTCCCATTTGCATACAGAAAAATTTGTGCTTGTTGCATAAGATCATCTGAACCTTCCTGCAACAGATAGccagaaagaaaatcatcaataaaaggaCATGTTAATTCTCTGTTCTCAAATTCACTAGTTCCTTGTAAAATATAAACAATCTTCATCAAAAGACAGCAAGTTCATCAGTTTAGCATGCAATTGAAGCATATTATGCCCACAAATGACAAATCCAACCAAAGAACAGGTGAAAAATGAGATGTAATGGTAGCAAGAATGGAAAACCTTTTGAGAAATGATATCCAGAGTACTTTGTCCGCTTGTTAGCATTGCCGCAGCAATAAACACAGCCTTGGAAACCTTATGAGGAAACAGCTCCATCGCATACGATATACATGCCCGCCGAAATCATGTCCAGCCAAGATTACCTGTTTTAAGAATCGGAAACTCTCAAACACAGCCAATAAAGATACAAATTAACATACAACAGTCCATCATTTCTAAAATGGGCATGTAATGAAATAAGCACCTTTTCTCCTTCAGGAAGTTTTTCAACAAAGTCAGTAAGTGGCTTCACATATTGTGAGAGACTCTTTATGTTGTTTGTATCAAATGAATGAACTCCAGAACCGGTTAAATCTATGGCGGATACTTTATAACCAGCTTCTTCTAGAAGTGCTATAGTTTTGTACCAACACCAAGCACCAAAACCACCTCCATGAACAAGAACAAAATGATTCGTCTCAAGATCATCAACCTTTATACCCTGTCAAATTGATAAGAAAAGAAGAACTCCTGTTATTTGAGTTCTAAGAAAAATGAGAACTAAATAATCATAGTTTGCTCTAATAGTAGTACACCAATTTCTgcaatagataaaaaataaataagtgaatAAACACATTCAACAGAATCTGAATCAAGGAAGCTAGAAATTCTTAAtacatttttttgtttgaaaatgaCACTACAGTGTCATTGCATCCTCAATACTTAGACTCTGAATgttaattattattttcgaaaccaTGTCTTTGTCACCATAATCTCTGTTTTGTGATAAGAAAGAGCCAAAACAAGGTTACCCTCAAAGCTATACACAACTTGCAGTAGAAAACACTTGAAAGGTCAAACCTCACATCCTCAATTCAATGATGAAACACAacatatttgaagttttgaacacACGTAGGACAAGCCGCCAAGAAAAATTCTCTTACACGTTCTTTAGAATTACGTCTTGAACTAAGAGAAGAGGATGCATATCAAACACAagtgattttcttttctttcccaaaACACTGTTCTTATATCAGTCCAAGAAAAACTGATCATCACAGAAACCAATCACCACCATAATTGTTTCATCTCAATATGTTATCCCATTCCACAAACGCATCATTTCCATCTTCATTATTTTAAGGTCATAATACAAAATATGATTACTATTCATTATAAATGACAGAAATCAACAAGCCCAGAAAATCAAACCAGaaattgttaatttaaaaaacGGATCAACAgagaaactaaaataataataataataataataataataataataaaaagagagaCTCCATTAGTCCGTTACACCTAAATCCAAAACTGGACTAAATCACTAAATTATCCAACTTTACCAAATCAGCTTATATGAAAATAGCAAACAAAATCAAGCAGTTGTTCAATACCATGATCAAGTTTCAATCCTTCAAATTAAAAAACCccccaccaaaaaaaaaaaaaaacttttattgaAAATATACCAAATTTAAAGATATTGGCAGTCCTCCAACTTCCTCACTCCACTTCAAGGATTAACATTTATGACCCACTTTTTAGACCATTTTTCAGCTATTCTTCCTTTCAGTAAATAGCTTCAATAACTTTTGAGCATCAGACTTTTTCCCTGGTAAAGAAAAATTTGAACTGATATATGAGATTGTGCTATCAGATGGCACATGTCCTTTCTCACACATTTCAATCAGCAATTTTTTCGCTTCAGCCCGATATGACATTCTAAGTTCCCTATCCATCTCTGGCTGGCAGGATAATTTGCACCATCCGCAAATTAGAATGTCGTATGTTGAAGAATTAGGAATTCTCCCCCTTGTCAGCATTTCATTCAACAGTTCTCTAGCATGGCGCATTTTTCCTGCTATTGCATAATCATTAATAAGAACGTTATAGGTGCCAACAGTGGGAACAAAACCTTTGATTATCATTTCACAATAGAGCTTCATAGCATCCTGTTTGTTTCCAGCTCTACCATGGCCAAAAACCAAAATATTGTAAGTAGTGGCATTCGGTGTGAGTCCTCTTTCTTTCATCTCGCTAACTAATTTATGTGCCTCTCTCATAAAACCAGAAGTTGAAAGACTTCCTAAAAGGGTATTATAAGTGGTAATGTTTGGAGAGATTCCATCAGCTAACATATGAGAATAAGTATCGAATGCCTTTTCCACATGACTTCCTACAATGTAACCACGAATAAGGGCATTATAAGTAACAACATCAGCTAAAATTCCACTTGCCACCATTTCAGTGAGCACCGCATTTGCTTTTTTAGTCATTCCTAACCTGCAGAATACGGTGATTAGAGTGTTATACACAGCCTGGTTGAGTGTGAGGCCACTATCCACAAGCATCTTGTGAATTTGCAAAATCGCATTTGCTCTTCTATTCCTTGAGGCAGCTTTAAGCATAAATTTATGAGTAATTGGCATGGGAACAATCCCCATAACCAACATTTCATTCAAAATATCTATCGCCTTTTCAAATTCACCAGCTTTAGAAAGCCCACCAATCAGAATGTTAAAAGTGACTGCATTTGGCATTATCCCGTAGCTCTTCATCTCGGTCAAGAGACCCAGTGCATCTTCAGTGTTCCCTTTTATGCAGTATGTGTTAATTACAGTATTATATGTAGTACAATCCGGAGCTAAACCCAACtctttcattttcgaaaacaCATACTGCGGATCATATTTCCCAAGCTTCAAAAGCCCCTTAATGAAAGCATTATATGCAACAACATCAAACTGTGTGCTTTTCTCTGTCATTTCCTGGATTAATGGGAGTGCAGCTGATTCATTCCCTTCATTAAAATAGCCATCTATCAGAGAAGTGTAGTTAACAATATCTGGGCAAAGACCCCGAGAACACATATCTTTAATTAATGACTCAGCTTCCTCCattcttccaactcttttcaagttGTTAAGCAAGATATCAAATATTACATTGTTTTCCTCTAATCCCTGTGATTTCATTTCCTTATAAAAGTGAGCAGCAGCTTCCTGTTCGCCTGCCTTAAAATAACTATCGATTAAAATTGCATAAACAAAAGTATTCAGCGCAATGTTCCTTTTAATCATCTTCCCTAACACATCAACTGCTTTACTGAGCATTCCTTTTTTGGCATATCCATTCATAATAGAAGAAAAAGTAACAACATTTGGAAGAACGTGTTCCTTGTCCATGTTTTGCAACACTAACTCCGCACGTTCCATGTCTCCTACCTTGCAATAGCCATCAAGCAATGCTGAATAAGTGACACAGTTTGGGACAAGATTTAACTTTAAAATTGTTTGAAACATGTCCTCAGCATCTTTGAGTTTTCCAGACTTTAAAAGTCCATCCATCACAATTGTGCACGTAACTAGATCAAAAGATAAGCCCCGAACAACCATTTGGCCTTGAAGATTAAAAGCTTCCATTATCCTCCCCGATTTGAACAAGGAATTAATAACTGTAGAGTACGAGACATGATTAGGGTCTAAACCCATTGTGTACATCTCCCTCAGTAGCACTGCCGCTTCATTTAATTTGCCATGCCTGCAAAGTCCACAGATAATTGAATTACAAGTAACCACATCAGGTATGATCCCGTTCATAATCATTTGCTCATACAGAGAAAGGGATTCTTCAATTCCACTATGCTTAGCATACCCATCAATTACTGTTGTGTACGTGGAAGGTGTTGGCTGCAAGTCTCTTATCTCAGCCTTAGTTTTAACAAAACGGTTTTTCAATTGaccaaattcttcatcattctGAAACCCCAAAATCTCACTGAGAAGAGACTCGGCCCTCACAATGTCGCCCATCTTACAAAAAGCTTTGAGCAAAGTATTGTAGGTAACAATATCAGGCCTGATGCCACCCCTCCAGCCGTTCTCCATCAAAACCAATGCATGATTCATTA harbors:
- the LOC112743384 gene encoding protein MAIN-LIKE 1-like; the encoded protein is MGDDPARLYRLDGVAHIAGVINDEPQRCIRSMRRQQGMPLDERYVPYLQMARLYHLARLNDRWFRLDEPLVSAFVKRWRPETHIFHIPFGECTLTLQDVAYQLGLAVDGRYVSGCLTEFHLYIEGGRPAWVWFEELLGVVPPPSQVQKFAVNCTWFQETVRRFARAYIMMLLGTQLFADKSGNRIHIRWLPYAARLEEMGSYSWGSAALAWLYWCMCRVANRHVVKLAGPLQLLQSWIFWRFPRFRPAGYDTCSWPLASRWSGYSPSYSEKSPRVQSTRLRIDMLQPRDVSVVPVTFI
- the LOC112743385 gene encoding LOW QUALITY PROTEIN: putative methylesterase 11, chloroplastic (The sequence of the model RefSeq protein was modified relative to this genomic sequence to represent the inferred CDS: inserted 1 base in 1 codon), whose protein sequence is SLKWSEEVGGLPISLNLGIKVDDLETNHFVLVHGGGFGAWCWYKTIALLEEAGYKVSAIDLTGSGVHSFDTNNIKSLSQYVKPLTDFVEKLPEGEKVILAGHDFGGXCISYAMELFPHKVSKAVFIAAAMLTSGQSTLDIISQKEGSDDLMQQAQIFLYANGNDHPPTAFEDDMLDFVSIEEFFLSELVITIREEIPEIQN
- the LOC112744624 gene encoding uncharacterized protein, giving the protein MYSSANMRLLNNLRTKTLKCFVSSVAATSHSLAPTFPRTSPPIRIFSSFSHKDSILIPPTKTHLYAFFFCTLIRLYVVCGRFCKASCAFSSMCGLGLVPVLPLWNRLLYEFNASGFVSQVKVLFSEMVFRGVVPDVFSVNILVHSLCKVGELDLALEYLRSNDVDTVTYNTVVWGLCVQGLADQGFGLLSEMVKRGISVDSITCNILVKGYCRIGLVQYAEWVMYNLVDGGIPEDVIGLNTLIDGYCEAGLMNHALVLMENGWRGGIRPDIVTYNTLLKAFCKMGDIVRAESLLSEILGFQNDEEFGQLKNRFVKTKAEIRDLQPTPSTYTTVIDGYAKHSGIEESLSLYEQMIMNGIIPDVVTCNSIICGLCRHGKLNEAAVLLREMYTMGLDPNHVSYSTVINSLFKSGRIMEAFNLQGQMVVRGLSFDLVTCTIVMDGLLKSGKLKDAEDMFQTILKLNLVPNCVTYSALLDGYCKVGDMERAELVLQNMDKEHVLPNVVTFSSIMNGYAKKGMLSKAVDVLGKMIKRNIALNTFVYAILIDSYFKAGEQEAAAHFYKEMKSQGLEENNVIFDILLNNLKRVGRMEEAESLIKDMCSRGLCPDIVNYTSLIDGYFNEGNESAALPLIQEMTEKSTQFDVVAYNAFIKGLLKLGKYDPQYVFSKMKELGLAPDCTTYNTVINTYCIKGNTEDALGLLTEMKSYGIMPNAVTFNILIGGLSKAGEFEKAIDILNEMLVMGIVPMPITHKFMLKAASRNRRANAILQIHKMLVDSGLTLNQAVYNTLITVFCRLGMTKKANAVLTEMVASGILADVVTYNALIRGYIVGSHVEKAFDTYSHMLADGISPNITTYNTLLGSLSTSGFMREAHKLVSEMKERGLTPNATTYNILVFGHGRAGNKQDAMKLYCEMIIKGFVPTVGTYNVLINDYAIAGKMRHARELLNEMLTRGRIPNSSTYDILICGWCKLSCQPEMDRELRMSYRAEAKKLLIEMCEKGHVPSDSTISYISSNFSLPGKKSDAQKLLKLFTERKNS